The Pyrus communis chromosome 9, drPyrComm1.1, whole genome shotgun sequence genome has a segment encoding these proteins:
- the LOC137744487 gene encoding protein TEEBE-like, which translates to MISHSLDEVLIVSVPGQSADHSLQTVFNSNGGETYAWAFKAMSKVVKVTFHNPGVQEDPACGPLLDVIAIKQILPVKYVKGKLVKNGGFEISPHVFKNFSTGILILPKVKNLYSPLPGWIIESLKPVKYNDSKHFSVSRGLAAIELVVGREIAIAQIIRTIPNKFYNLIFTIGDAKNGCHRSMMVEAFAGKETLKVPFVSEGKGGFKTAILKFQATSFRTRLTFYSAYYHTKLDDYGHMCGLVLDNVIVFPVA; encoded by the exons ATGATATCGCATAGTTTG GATGAGGTTTTAATAGTCTCGGTACCTGGCCAGTCTGCTGACCACTCCCTTCAAACTGTGTTCAATAGCAATGGTGGTGAAACTTATGCTTGGGCGTTCAAGGCTATGTCCAAAGTTGTTAAGGTTACATTTCACAACCCTGGGGTTCAGGAGGATCCCGCTTGTGGGCCCCTACTGGATGTTATCGCAATCAAGCAGATACTTCCTGTCAAGTATGTAAAGGGTAAG CTAGTGAAAAATGGTGGGTTTGAAATAAGCCCTCATGTGTTTAAGAACTTCTCAACCGGAATCCTCATCCTTCCCAAGGTAAAGAACCTGTACTCACCACTACCTGGATGGATCATTGAGTCCTTAAAGCCTGTCAAATACAATGATAGTAAGCATTTCTCAGTTTCGAGGGGACTTGCAGCCATCGAATTGGTTGTAGGGAGAGAAATTGCAATTGCTCAAATTATTAGAACCATCCCAAACAAATTCTACAACCTTATCTTCACCATCGGAGACGCAAAGAACGGTTGCCACAGATCGATGATGGTGGAAGCCTTTGCTGGCAAGGAAACCCTAAAAGTTCCTTTTGTATCTGAAGGAAAAGGTGGCTTCAAAACTGCAATCCTCAAGTTCCAAGCAACTTCATTTAGAACAAGATTAACATTTTACAGTGCCTACTATCACACAAAACTTGATGACTATGGTCATATGTGCGGCCTTGTCTTGGATAATGTCATTGTTTTTCCAGTCGCTTGA